From a single Lagopus muta isolate bLagMut1 chromosome 30, bLagMut1 primary, whole genome shotgun sequence genomic region:
- the LOC125685987 gene encoding uncharacterized protein LOC125685987 encodes MTTASQPRQASKDHDYRQPDKAGRQWPGLQPASQGKDGHGSSKPAKAGRQGPQPQPASQDRQAGSTVRASHPRQAGRQEPGLEPSSQGRQAGARTAAIQPRQGCRSHDSSQLAKAGRQGPRFQPASQGRQEGEVHCSSKPAKGGRQEPGHHPVSKSRQAEAMTPVSQPRQASRGQDSSQPAKAGRQEPGLQPASQGRQAGARTPVSQPRQAGRSQDSSQPAKAGRQEPGLQSASQGRQTGATVPASQPRQAGSGQDSSQQANAGRQAGARTPASQPWQAGRQGPGLQPASQGRQARTTTTGSQTRQAGSGQDSSQPDMAGKEGHGSSKPAKAGRQGPQAQPASQKRQAGSTVPASQPRQAGRSQDSSHPAKAGRQGPGLQPSSQGSHAGAMTLAS; translated from the coding sequence AtgaccacagccagccagccaaggcaggcaagcaaggaccacgactacaggcagccagacaaggcaggcaggcagtggccaggactccagccagccagccaaggcaaggacggccacggttccagcaagccagccaaggcaggcaggcaggggccacaaccacagccagccagccaagacaggcaggcagggtccacagttaGAGCCAgccatccaaggcaggcaggtaggcaggagccaggactcgagccatccagccaaggcaggcaggcaggggctaggactgcagccatccagcctaGGCAAGGATGCAGgagccatgactccagccagctagccaaggcaggcaggcagggtccaaggttccagccagccagccaaggcagacaggaaGGCGAGGTCCAttgttccagcaagccagccaagggaggcaggcaggagccaggacacCATCCAGTCAgcaaaagcaggcaggcagaggccatgactccagtcagccagccaaggcaggcaagcaggggccaggactccagccagccagccaaggcaggcaggcaggagccaggactccagccagccagccaaggcaggcaggcaggagccaggactccagtcagccagccaaggcaggcaggcaggagccaggactccagccagccagccaaggcaggcaggcaggagccaggactccagtcagccagccaaggcaggcaaacaggggccacggttccagcaagccagccaaggcaggcaggcagtggccaggactccagccagcaagccaatgcaggcaggcaggcaggagccaggactccagctagccagccatggcaggcaggcaggcaggggccaggactccagccagccagccaaggcaggcaagctaggaccacgactacaggcagccagacaaggcaggcaggcagtggccaggactccagccagccagacatggcaggcaaggagggccacggttccagcaagccagccaaggcaggcaggcaggggccacaagcacagccagccagccaaaagaggcaggcagggtccacagttccagccagccaaccaaggcaggcaggcaggagccaggactccagccatccagccaaggcaggcaggcaggggcctggactgcagccttccagccaaGGCAGTCATGCAGGAGCCATGACTctagccagctag
- the LOC125685986 gene encoding uncharacterized protein LOC125685986, with the protein MSTAIQPRQAGRQGPGLQPASQGRQAWTMTTASQPRQASKDHDYRQPDKAGRQWPGLQPASQGKDGHGSSKPAKAGRQGPQPQPASQDRQAGSTVRASHPRQAGRQEPGLEPSSQGRQAGARTAAIQPRQGCRSHDSSQLAKAGRQGPRFQPASQGRQEGEVHCSSKPAKGGRQEPGHHPVSKSRQAEAMTPVSQPRQASRGQDSSQPAKAGRQEPGLQPASQGRQAGARTPVSQPRQAGRSQDSSQPAKAGRQEPGLQSASQGRQTGATVPASQPRQAGSGQDSSQQANAGRQAGARTPASQPWQAGRQGPGLQPASQGRQARTTTTGSQTRQAGSGQDSSQPDMAGKEGHGSSKPAKAGRQGPQAQPASQKRQAGSTVPASQPRQAGRSQDSSHPAKAGRQGPGLQPSSQGSHAGAMTLAS; encoded by the coding sequence cagccagccaaggcaggcaagcaaggaccacgactacaggcagccagacaaggcaggcaggcagtggccaggactccagccagccagccaaggcaaggacggccacggttccagcaagccagccaaggcaggcaggcaggggccacaaccacagccagccagccaagacaggcaggcagggtccacagttaGAGCCAgccatccaaggcaggcaggtaggcaggagccaggactcgagccatccagccaaggcaggcaggcaggggctaggactgcagccatccagcctaGGCAAGGATGCAGgagccatgactccagccagctagccaaggcaggcaggcagggtccaaggttccagccagccagccaaggcagacaggaaGGCGAGGTCCAttgttccagcaagccagccaagggaggcaggcaggagccaggacacCATCCAGTCAgcaaaagcaggcaggcagaggccatgactccagtcagccagccaaggcaggcaagcaggggccaggactccagccagccagccaaggcaggcaggcaggagccaggactccagccagccagccaaggcaggcaggcaggagccaggactccagtcagccagccaaggcaggcaggcaggagccaggactccagccagccagccaaggcaggcaggcaggagccaggactccagtcagccagccaaggcaggcaaacaggggccacggttccagcaagccagccaaggcaggcaggcagtggccaggactccagccagcaagccaatgcaggcaggcaggcaggagccaggactccagctagccagccatggcaggcaggcaggcaggggccaggactccagccagccagccaaggcaggcaagctaggaccacgactacaggcagccagacaaggcaggcaggcagtggccaggactccagccagccagacatggcaggcaaggagggccacggttccagcaagccagccaaggcaggcaggcaggggccacaagcacagccagccagccaaaagaggcaggcagggtccacagttccagccagccaaccaaggcaggcaggcaggagccaggactccagccatccagccaaggcaggcaggcaggggcctggactgcagccttccagccaaGGCAGTCATGCAGGAGCCATGACTctagccagctag